A region of Halalkaliarchaeum desulfuricum DNA encodes the following proteins:
- a CDS encoding DUF7344 domain-containing protein, translating to MQLRTTDIPESQIHTILSNPRRTRALRHLYLAGGTITVNELSHLIAEHETGESPPPKNVRESVYISLHQTHLPKLHDLGVVEYDRETKQIKLKQKARDVDLYMEVVTRHGITWSEFYQGLGILSLLAILASLLSVPGISAIDPLLLTSGFLALFAVVTLYQLWTNRWFYLSTSG from the coding sequence ATGCAGCTACGCACAACAGACATTCCGGAAAGCCAGATCCACACGATCCTCTCGAATCCCCGACGCACGCGGGCGTTGCGCCACCTGTATCTCGCGGGCGGGACGATCACGGTCAACGAACTCTCACATTTGATTGCCGAACACGAGACCGGAGAGTCGCCACCGCCGAAGAACGTCAGGGAGAGTGTCTACATCTCCCTCCACCAGACTCACCTCCCGAAGCTACACGATCTCGGCGTGGTCGAATACGACCGGGAGACGAAGCAGATCAAATTGAAACAGAAGGCTCGCGACGTCGATCTGTACATGGAGGTGGTCACCCGGCACGGGATCACCTGGTCGGAGTTCTATCAGGGGCTCGGGATCCTCTCGTTGCTTGCGATCCTCGCGAGTCTGCTTTCCGTCCCCGGGATCTCCGCGATCGACCCACTCCTGCTCACGAGCGGGTTCCTGGCGCTTTTCGCCGTCGTGACGCTGTACCAGCTGTGGACCAACCGGTGGTTCTACCTCTCGACGTCCGGCTGA
- a CDS encoding cupin domain-containing protein yields MKRPEPSEWKDRDSYRKQILATEEEIGFDGNLLQVVEIPPGEHVEPHYHRETEEVFYILQSGGTLVIDDTEITPDEGEVIICEPGDVHEVTNESDRPFRILVFKVNLTDDDTVWV; encoded by the coding sequence ATGAAACGACCCGAGCCGTCCGAGTGGAAGGATCGCGACAGCTACCGCAAACAGATCCTCGCGACCGAAGAGGAGATCGGCTTCGACGGGAACCTCCTGCAGGTGGTCGAGATCCCGCCCGGCGAACACGTCGAACCGCATTACCACCGGGAAACCGAGGAGGTGTTTTATATCCTCCAGTCCGGCGGGACGCTCGTTATCGACGACACCGAGATCACACCCGACGAGGGGGAGGTCATCATCTGTGAGCCGGGGGACGTCCACGAGGTCACAAACGAGTCGGATCGTCCGTTCCGAATCCTCGTGTTCAAGGTGAATTTGACTGACGACGACACCGTCTGGGTGTAG
- the epsC gene encoding serine O-acetyltransferase EpsC: protein MDYSYTGDAHRRLVESYEADESPFPTCDSPGFPRRDHLRDEIVLLKKLVFPRCWNAGSLAADEEATRAAVTDLGSICCSGISPYVTDELSHTSGNPDAIVDAVLDRLPEIREAVKKDVEAAYKGDPAAKSYLEVVRSYPGVHAALVYRFAHVLYEEGSPEYARELSEYAKTETGIDIHPGAEIGEYFFVDHGTGVVIGESATVGDWVRLYQNVTLGALHFEEQEGEEHMLKKGYKRHPDIGSHVVIGAGTNVLGPISVGDHVSIGANSWITEDIPDHTKVIVAEHPKQVRKHQE from the coding sequence ATGGACTACAGTTACACCGGGGACGCACATCGGAGACTTGTCGAGTCCTACGAGGCGGACGAGAGCCCGTTTCCGACGTGTGACTCGCCCGGGTTCCCCCGTCGGGATCATCTCCGGGACGAGATCGTCCTGTTGAAGAAGCTGGTGTTTCCGCGGTGCTGGAACGCCGGGTCCCTCGCCGCCGACGAGGAGGCCACCCGTGCTGCAGTCACGGATCTCGGCTCGATCTGCTGTTCGGGGATCAGTCCGTACGTGACCGACGAACTCTCCCACACTTCGGGGAACCCCGATGCGATCGTCGACGCGGTGCTCGACCGACTGCCCGAAATCCGGGAGGCGGTGAAAAAGGACGTCGAGGCCGCCTACAAGGGCGACCCCGCCGCGAAGAGCTACCTCGAGGTCGTCCGGTCGTATCCGGGAGTGCACGCCGCCCTGGTGTACCGGTTCGCTCACGTTCTCTACGAGGAAGGCTCCCCCGAGTACGCCCGGGAACTAAGCGAATATGCCAAGACCGAAACCGGGATCGACATCCACCCCGGTGCGGAGATCGGCGAGTACTTCTTCGTCGATCACGGCACCGGGGTCGTCATCGGTGAGAGCGCCACTGTCGGGGATTGGGTTCGGCTCTACCAGAACGTCACCCTTGGCGCGCTCCACTTCGAGGAGCAGGAGGGCGAAGAACACATGTTGAAAAAAGGATACAAACGTCATCCGGACATCGGGAGCCACGTCGTGATCGGTGCCGGGACCAACGTGCTCGGACCCATCAGTGTCGGCGATCACGTGAGCATCGGCGCGAACTCCTGGATCACCGAAGACATCCCGGACCACACCAAAGTCATCGTCGCGGAACACCCCAAACAGGTCCGAAAACACCAGGAGTGA
- a CDS encoding helix-turn-helix domain-containing protein, which yields MPESLSEMLRRDMECEGVLDCFHGLTELDRNCFRVLVESDEPMTVDEIAAEVDRERSTAYRSVKRLLQAGFVQKEQKNYDQGGYYFVYRPVDGEEIADDMQRMLNDWYAKMGQLIDEFREKYEQPAAEPVDAEQ from the coding sequence ATGCCGGAATCACTCAGCGAAATGCTCCGTCGGGACATGGAGTGTGAGGGAGTTCTCGACTGCTTTCACGGTCTGACGGAACTGGACAGGAACTGCTTTCGGGTGCTCGTCGAGAGCGACGAGCCGATGACCGTCGACGAGATCGCAGCGGAGGTCGACAGAGAGCGATCCACGGCGTACCGATCGGTGAAACGACTGCTGCAGGCCGGATTCGTCCAGAAAGAGCAGAAAAACTACGACCAGGGTGGCTATTACTTCGTTTATCGTCCCGTCGACGGCGAAGAGATTGCCGACGACATGCAGCGGATGTTGAACGACTGGTACGCCAAGATGGGCCAGCTCATCGACGAGTTCCGCGAAAAGTACGAACAACCGGCCGCCGAACCCGTCGACGCCGAACAGTAG
- a CDS encoding DUF5807 family protein, which translates to MSKLDGFLAGQRLDDVAIFVSDAHLEGAESLTDLGESVDSGVVIVVPGENGRQAFSAGTGIDAMEFAKEAMGTEGTIGRRLDSGVCPVAGEIDTGNAAPGDSAPGDSAPDQEGDHEPEFVFAFAEEQNEEVGGLYAEGDVIHAYAQCSCGESYSHKWVVGDRDA; encoded by the coding sequence ATGAGCAAACTCGATGGATTTCTCGCCGGACAGCGGCTCGACGACGTCGCGATTTTCGTGAGCGACGCCCACCTCGAGGGGGCAGAAAGTCTCACGGATCTCGGAGAAAGCGTCGACAGCGGTGTCGTGATCGTGGTTCCGGGCGAGAACGGACGACAGGCGTTTTCCGCCGGAACCGGCATAGACGCGATGGAGTTTGCAAAGGAAGCGATGGGAACGGAGGGAACGATCGGACGGCGGCTCGACAGCGGCGTCTGTCCGGTTGCGGGAGAGATCGATACCGGCAACGCTGCTCCCGGCGACTCTGCCCCCGGCGACTCTGCTCCCGACCAGGAAGGCGACCACGAACCCGAGTTCGTGTTCGCGTTCGCAGAAGAGCAAAACGAGGAGGTCGGCGGGCTGTACGCCGAGGGGGACGTGATCCACGCGTACGCACAGTGTTCCTGTGGCGAATCCTACTCCCACAAGTGGGTAGTCGGCGATCGCGACGCGTGA
- a CDS encoding DUF5787 family protein: MDEFRFELALCSHLESETETIVARQLGGAVARPGARVVDIVVLQPGDQFDMRARLSPNAVPTSAIESDVGAGQAVPRRDVLDGSSHARRVVETAVEAGYFQIERRDGREWVRATARYPEGWYDRLTAIENKPDLAKPGDLERQLTHDVTVGLFDEVVMATNSHVTRAHLNRIPDAVGVWQFDPETGERTVVRDPSPLPVDEPGVEPVDRRPLRTDVAIVGPEEKRRRRLTIAERAYGKGWRPKADAYPECTHVEATEDCRPYCSQFDRVVDPGTDCGTDCPAFERESTPTIDPEAARAERSPWIRDPPGALHRQVGLDRFG, from the coding sequence ATGGACGAGTTCCGGTTCGAACTCGCGCTGTGTTCGCACCTGGAGTCCGAAACCGAGACGATCGTCGCCAGACAGCTCGGCGGGGCGGTCGCTCGGCCGGGCGCTCGAGTCGTCGACATCGTCGTTTTGCAGCCGGGAGATCAGTTCGACATGCGGGCTCGGCTCTCCCCGAATGCGGTACCGACCAGCGCGATCGAAAGCGACGTCGGAGCCGGACAGGCAGTGCCGCGACGAGACGTTCTCGACGGGAGCTCCCACGCCCGGCGGGTCGTCGAGACGGCAGTCGAGGCCGGCTACTTCCAGATCGAGCGTCGTGACGGAAGGGAGTGGGTGCGAGCGACGGCGAGATATCCGGAGGGATGGTACGACCGCTTGACCGCGATCGAAAACAAACCGGACCTCGCGAAGCCAGGGGATCTCGAGAGACAGCTCACCCACGACGTGACAGTGGGGCTGTTCGACGAGGTCGTGATGGCAACGAACTCTCACGTCACCCGTGCTCACCTCAACAGGATCCCCGATGCGGTCGGCGTCTGGCAGTTCGATCCGGAAACGGGGGAACGAACCGTCGTGCGCGATCCGTCTCCGTTGCCGGTCGACGAACCGGGGGTCGAACCGGTCGATCGCCGGCCCTTGCGAACCGACGTCGCCATCGTGGGACCCGAAGAGAAGCGGCGGAGGCGGCTCACCATCGCGGAACGTGCCTACGGGAAGGGGTGGCGGCCGAAAGCGGATGCGTACCCGGAGTGTACACACGTCGAAGCGACCGAGGATTGTCGGCCGTACTGCAGCCAGTTCGATCGCGTCGTCGACCCGGGAACCGACTGTGGTACCGATTGTCCCGCGTTCGAGCGGGAGAGTACACCGACGATCGATCCCGAAGCAGCCAGAGCGGAACGCTCCCCCTGGATTCGTGACCCACCGGGAGCGCTCCATCGGCAGGTGGGGCTCGATCGGTTCGGCTGA
- a CDS encoding NUDIX hydrolase, translated as MTDETGEPTSTDRRRVELPGEPEWPVVESRVEYETDWFLGGYDLVEQPDGTRKRYYWAELPPAVVVIARVDDELLFVEQYRPTIRETQLELPAGIVEAGESFTTAGARELEEETGFRPSSTALLETVWCSTGLLRHHRGYVYAEGLEPGNRELDSNEFLTLRTVPIDDAVQTVREGSTNDATLEGLLVAEYDGVLDE; from the coding sequence ATGACTGACGAGACCGGGGAGCCAACGTCAACTGATCGACGGCGGGTCGAACTCCCCGGGGAGCCGGAGTGGCCAGTTGTCGAGTCGCGAGTCGAGTACGAGACCGACTGGTTCCTCGGCGGATACGACCTGGTGGAACAGCCGGACGGCACGCGGAAACGCTACTACTGGGCCGAGCTTCCCCCCGCGGTCGTCGTGATCGCGAGAGTCGACGACGAACTGCTCTTTGTCGAGCAGTACCGCCCGACGATCCGCGAGACGCAACTGGAACTGCCCGCCGGTATCGTCGAGGCGGGGGAGTCGTTCACGACGGCCGGGGCTCGAGAACTCGAGGAGGAAACCGGCTTTCGCCCGTCGTCGACGGCGCTTCTGGAAACGGTGTGGTGTTCGACCGGGCTGTTGCGACATCACCGGGGCTACGTGTACGCCGAGGGCCTGGAACCCGGGAATCGGGAACTCGATTCGAACGAGTTTCTCACTCTCCGGACGGTCCCGATCGACGACGCCGTCCAGACGGTTCGGGAGGGGTCGACGAACGACGCGACGCTTGAAGGGTTGCTGGTCGCGGAGTACGATGGCGTCCTCGACGAGTGA
- the nrfD gene encoding NrfD/PsrC family molybdoenzyme membrane anchor subunit has protein sequence MSGVEIDPERVLKPLQNTSREYYILLGLFTLALLLFLEAWVHQITYGVGAVTGIGDWGISGGVPWGLYIGGFVWWIGVAHGGIAISAAVRVINLDKYRPIARIAEVLTVLALAMAALNIVLSMGRPDRIFNTIVQWPFTVHHSPLAWDIAVISLYLVLTLTYMTLSLRSEISAVRHRLPKWLAPLYALITLGYNPDEDEKIDQILWWLAVAILALVPLLSGGVVPWLFSLIAAQPGWYGAAAGAAMLTESITSALALVLIMTVVFRQAYGWQDMIEDDILRDLTIVLAFLALGTIWFTMHDVLTGYYIAPVNIGALTAGMLELNFFWIAIGGLVLSVVLLFGMIGWPKWFFNTPLLVGVSALLAITILNKKVMFVVEGLMYPTQPPLTNLYPTGVYSPTLVEWILFLGTIMLAGFGFLVITKVIPMIELEKEERELLKPTAETDGTEGE, from the coding sequence ATGAGCGGCGTCGAGATCGACCCGGAACGGGTGTTGAAACCGCTCCAGAACACCTCCCGGGAGTACTACATTCTCCTCGGACTGTTCACGCTCGCCCTCCTTTTGTTCCTCGAGGCATGGGTCCACCAGATCACCTACGGCGTCGGTGCCGTTACGGGGATCGGCGACTGGGGAATCTCCGGCGGCGTCCCCTGGGGGCTGTACATCGGCGGCTTCGTCTGGTGGATCGGGGTCGCCCACGGCGGGATCGCGATCTCCGCGGCCGTCCGGGTGATCAACCTCGACAAATACCGTCCGATCGCACGGATCGCCGAAGTGCTCACCGTGCTCGCACTCGCGATGGCCGCGCTCAACATCGTGTTGAGCATGGGGCGACCCGACCGGATCTTCAACACGATCGTCCAGTGGCCGTTCACCGTGCATCACTCGCCGCTGGCGTGGGACATCGCGGTCATCTCGCTGTATCTCGTGCTCACCTTGACGTACATGACGCTCTCACTGCGCTCGGAAATCAGCGCGGTGCGTCACCGGCTTCCCAAGTGGCTCGCGCCGCTGTACGCGCTCATCACGCTGGGTTACAACCCGGACGAAGACGAGAAGATCGATCAGATCCTCTGGTGGCTCGCGGTCGCGATCCTGGCGCTGGTGCCGCTGCTTTCCGGCGGTGTGGTCCCTTGGCTGTTCAGCCTCATCGCCGCCCAGCCCGGGTGGTACGGGGCCGCAGCCGGCGCGGCGATGCTCACCGAGTCGATCACCAGCGCGCTCGCGCTCGTGCTCATCATGACGGTCGTGTTCAGGCAGGCCTACGGCTGGCAGGACATGATCGAAGACGACATCCTGCGTGATCTCACGATCGTGCTGGCGTTCCTTGCGCTCGGGACGATCTGGTTTACCATGCACGACGTATTGACCGGCTACTACATCGCACCGGTCAACATCGGCGCACTCACTGCCGGAATGCTCGAATTGAACTTCTTCTGGATCGCAATCGGCGGCCTGGTGCTTTCTGTCGTGCTGCTGTTCGGGATGATCGGCTGGCCCAAGTGGTTCTTCAACACGCCACTGCTGGTCGGCGTTTCCGCACTGCTCGCGATCACGATCCTGAACAAGAAGGTGATGTTCGTCGTCGAGGGGCTCATGTACCCGACCCAGCCGCCGCTCACGAACCTCTACCCCACTGGCGTGTACTCGCCGACGCTCGTCGAGTGGATCCTGTTCCTCGGAACGATCATGCTCGCCGGCTTCGGCTTCCTCGTCATCACGAAAGTGATCCCCATGATCGAACTGGAAAAGGAAGAACGGGAACTCCTTAAACCGACCGCTGAGACCGACGGAACGGAGGGAGAATAA
- a CDS encoding 4Fe-4S ferredoxin N-terminal domain-containing protein: MADLPPKKGDPEWEEWAEDILDSTEFDTELGKQISKDALRIAEGELSKAEFHERYGDEVKAEFGVDERPTKPDPEPDNTMPRVPGDRNQTRRNVLKAMGGAAAAVGLAGCVSASADDGSESDGNPDSDTQIGMAIDTERCIACLQCSEACKEENNTDIGVHWPYVFRYEDEHAGDTREDFLTRHCQHCSEPSCTYVCPTQARYRRTEDGIVLTDYDTCVGCKYCQVACPYGVNYLGKDEPNEVVGSEFEGDRVGRDGRTVGGNPPKGVMGKCTYCVHRQDSDDPELQGTTACEQACPVDVIHFGDMNDRDSDPREHLREKEGSNQYRLLDEVGNEPNIVYIGKRPSKDAEPVQGPVSYEELNMRDGNYDYVGAQDEAPADGEEGDAA; this comes from the coding sequence ATGGCCGATCTGCCACCGAAAAAAGGAGATCCGGAGTGGGAGGAGTGGGCGGAGGACATCCTCGACTCCACCGAGTTCGACACTGAACTCGGCAAGCAGATCTCGAAAGACGCGTTGCGTATTGCCGAGGGTGAACTTTCGAAAGCGGAGTTCCACGAGCGATACGGCGACGAAGTGAAAGCCGAGTTTGGAGTCGACGAACGCCCGACGAAGCCCGATCCCGAACCGGACAATACGATGCCGAGAGTCCCGGGCGACCGAAACCAGACCCGCCGCAACGTACTGAAAGCGATGGGCGGGGCGGCAGCCGCCGTGGGGCTTGCAGGCTGTGTCAGCGCCAGCGCCGACGACGGTTCCGAAAGCGATGGAAATCCGGACTCAGACACGCAGATCGGGATGGCGATCGACACCGAACGCTGTATCGCCTGTCTCCAGTGTTCGGAAGCCTGCAAGGAGGAGAACAACACCGACATCGGCGTCCACTGGCCGTACGTCTTCCGATACGAGGACGAACACGCGGGAGATACCCGCGAAGACTTTCTCACTCGCCACTGCCAGCACTGTTCGGAACCGTCCTGTACGTACGTGTGCCCCACGCAAGCGAGGTACAGGCGCACCGAGGACGGCATTGTTCTCACCGATTACGACACGTGTGTCGGCTGCAAGTACTGTCAGGTGGCCTGCCCGTACGGGGTCAACTACCTCGGGAAAGACGAACCGAACGAGGTCGTCGGCAGCGAGTTCGAGGGCGATCGAGTCGGCCGTGACGGGAGAACAGTCGGCGGGAACCCACCGAAGGGCGTCATGGGCAAGTGTACCTACTGTGTCCACCGCCAGGACTCCGACGATCCGGAACTCCAGGGAACGACCGCGTGCGAGCAGGCGTGTCCGGTCGACGTCATTCACTTCGGCGACATGAACGATCGCGACAGCGATCCACGCGAACACCTCCGCGAGAAGGAGGGGTCGAACCAGTACAGGCTGCTGGACGAGGTCGGCAACGAGCCGAACATCGTTTACATCGGCAAGCGACCCTCGAAGGACGCCGAGCCGGTCCAGGGACCCGTCTCCTACGAGGAGCTCAACATGCGTGACGGGAACTACGATTACGTCGGGGCGCAAGATGAAGCACCAGCCGACGGCGAGGAGGGTGATGCCGCATGA
- a CDS encoding 2Fe-2S iron-sulfur cluster-binding protein, whose amino-acid sequence MDRKHSEYSRSEQCSGDGCENAGPCDRRPSETRRRNLLGVVATGGSIALAGCVGLFPEPEGQTVPEPDDDERENDDADPGPFDIEYLVQEASIEVARDENLLEAGEEQGWELPYQCRSGFCGECLAQVDGDGHELVEMTNNDYDPLDDDAISDGYVLTCTGQPRADFALETGMAGALAEDADEEDEADDETDDVETHAVEYAKQGETIDVPETENLLEAGEEQGWDLPYQCRVGVCGQCSARVDGDGHELVEMTDNEVLSDDEIEDGYVLTCTGQPRAEFSIETDESP is encoded by the coding sequence ATGGATCGGAAACATTCGGAGTACTCTCGATCCGAGCAGTGCTCTGGAGATGGATGTGAAAACGCCGGACCGTGCGACCGTCGACCGTCGGAGACTCGACGACGGAACCTGCTGGGTGTGGTCGCCACCGGCGGTTCGATCGCGCTTGCGGGCTGTGTCGGGCTGTTTCCCGAACCCGAAGGTCAGACTGTCCCCGAACCTGACGACGATGAGCGGGAGAACGACGACGCGGATCCCGGTCCGTTCGACATCGAATATCTGGTACAGGAGGCGTCGATCGAAGTGGCGCGGGACGAGAACCTGCTCGAGGCCGGCGAAGAACAGGGCTGGGAGCTTCCATACCAGTGCCGATCCGGGTTCTGCGGCGAGTGTCTCGCGCAGGTCGACGGCGACGGGCACGAACTCGTCGAGATGACCAACAACGACTACGATCCGCTCGACGACGACGCTATCTCGGACGGCTACGTGCTGACGTGTACTGGTCAGCCCCGGGCGGACTTCGCGCTCGAGACGGGGATGGCGGGTGCACTCGCAGAGGACGCTGACGAGGAGGACGAAGCGGACGACGAAACCGACGACGTCGAAACACACGCCGTCGAATACGCAAAGCAGGGAGAGACGATCGACGTCCCCGAAACCGAGAACCTGCTCGAGGCCGGCGAAGAACAGGGCTGGGATCTCCCATATCAGTGCCGCGTCGGTGTGTGTGGCCAATGTTCGGCCCGCGTCGACGGTGACGGACACGAACTCGTCGAGATGACCGACAACGAAGTACTGAGCGACGACGAAATCGAGGACGGTTACGTGCTGACGTGTACGGGACAACCTCGGGCGGAGTTCTCTATCGAGACGGACGAGAGTCCCTGA
- a CDS encoding helix-turn-helix domain-containing protein has protein sequence MSGNVTGEADVVEKRDETAPEGEILGREFTEDGRVLISFSVPEPADVITILNCGQKNDLDIQNVGVIDPSSSDTCPVHVDIGMLTQTQWETLELAFAKDYYQKPRGTSLEELANELGVSKSAVSQRLNGAERKLVQAVFQSMPLDHGTDR, from the coding sequence ATGTCCGGGAACGTCACTGGTGAAGCGGACGTCGTCGAAAAAAGGGACGAAACCGCTCCAGAAGGGGAGATACTCGGACGGGAGTTTACCGAAGACGGCCGCGTATTGATCTCGTTTTCGGTTCCCGAACCGGCGGACGTGATCACCATCCTCAACTGCGGACAGAAGAACGACCTCGATATCCAGAACGTCGGGGTGATCGATCCGAGCAGCTCCGACACCTGTCCCGTGCACGTCGATATTGGGATGCTTACACAAACACAGTGGGAAACCCTCGAACTCGCCTTCGCCAAGGACTACTATCAGAAACCGCGCGGGACGTCGCTCGAGGAACTCGCCAACGAACTCGGAGTTTCGAAATCCGCCGTTTCGCAGCGACTCAACGGGGCAGAACGGAAACTCGTTCAGGCGGTGTTCCAGAGTATGCCTCTCGATCACGGAACCGATAGGTAG
- a CDS encoding helix-turn-helix domain-containing protein, which yields MEPHPEAGCFVAQIGEESDEVTHDLVCWDADCANCECRAEIQVSSGSTRQFVAGDVNDRCICPVFRRYDCLPSIESFDGAELVVSLILPDREELTEIVSELREVGAAVQLDRLTRSSSEGQENVLELEANGITEKQREAVRTAIECGYYETPRRADLADLAEELDVSRSAVSQRLGAVESKLVTELFRAEHGAREERNLVRGD from the coding sequence GTGGAACCACACCCAGAGGCCGGCTGTTTCGTCGCTCAGATCGGCGAGGAAAGCGACGAGGTGACCCACGATCTCGTCTGCTGGGACGCCGACTGCGCGAACTGCGAGTGCCGCGCAGAGATTCAGGTCTCCAGCGGTTCGACGCGCCAGTTCGTCGCCGGTGACGTCAACGATCGGTGTATCTGCCCGGTGTTTAGGCGATACGACTGTCTGCCTTCCATCGAATCTTTCGACGGCGCGGAACTCGTCGTTTCGCTCATCCTCCCCGACCGGGAGGAGCTGACGGAGATCGTCTCGGAACTGCGCGAAGTCGGCGCGGCTGTCCAGCTCGACAGGCTCACCCGGTCTTCCTCTGAGGGTCAGGAGAACGTCCTCGAACTCGAGGCCAACGGAATCACCGAAAAGCAGCGCGAGGCGGTCCGGACGGCGATCGAATGTGGCTACTACGAGACGCCGCGCCGGGCGGATCTCGCTGACCTCGCCGAGGAACTGGACGTCTCCCGTTCTGCAGTCTCTCAGCGGCTCGGGGCGGTCGAGTCCAAACTCGTCACCGAGCTGTTCCGTGCGGAACACGGTGCCCGCGAGGAGCGCAACCTCGTTCGGGGCGACTGA
- a CDS encoding universal stress protein yields the protein MRYLVATDGSSQGDDAVAYAATRAAAFDAQLEIVHVLTSRTRSVDGEAVLEDELEETETGEAVLERARSIAREAVGPSEGELQVSTQLLTGRPAHAIADYAAEIGADAIFTGHRGLSSKREKIVGSVAKGVVDEADVPVTVVR from the coding sequence ATGCGATATCTCGTTGCGACAGACGGGTCCTCTCAGGGCGACGACGCGGTTGCGTACGCGGCGACCCGGGCAGCGGCATTCGACGCACAGCTGGAGATCGTTCACGTGCTGACCTCGCGAACCCGATCGGTCGATGGGGAGGCGGTTCTCGAGGACGAACTGGAAGAGACGGAAACCGGGGAAGCGGTTCTCGAAAGGGCCAGGTCGATCGCGCGGGAGGCCGTGGGCCCCTCCGAGGGTGAACTGCAGGTCTCGACGCAGCTTCTCACCGGGCGACCCGCCCACGCCATCGCCGATTACGCCGCGGAGATCGGCGCGGACGCGATCTTCACCGGTCACCGCGGGCTCTCCAGCAAGCGCGAGAAGATAGTCGGAAGCGTCGCCAAAGGTGTCGTCGACGAGGCCGACGTTCCGGTTACGGTCGTCCGCTGA
- a CDS encoding YbbN family protein: MNPEESETPKTGSRTLETLQPGSDWDPSAHPDVVETLSAEGLAFKVWGGDWCGDCRDQLPALGTALEAAGVPSERIEQYPVEKTDDGEKTGPQMKAYGVERIPTVVVERDGTELARFVESGEKPIPEALSAQLADEISGRP, from the coding sequence ATGAATCCCGAAGAATCGGAAACTCCGAAGACGGGATCCCGGACGCTGGAGACACTGCAGCCCGGATCCGACTGGGATCCGAGCGCCCACCCCGACGTCGTCGAGACGCTTTCTGCCGAAGGGCTCGCGTTCAAGGTGTGGGGCGGTGACTGGTGTGGCGACTGTCGAGACCAGCTCCCGGCGCTCGGGACCGCACTCGAGGCCGCCGGCGTTCCGAGCGAACGGATCGAACAGTATCCGGTCGAAAAGACCGACGACGGGGAAAAGACGGGCCCGCAAATGAAAGCGTACGGCGTCGAACGGATTCCGACTGTCGTCGTCGAACGCGACGGGACGGAGCTGGCCCGGTTCGTCGAAAGCGGCGAGAAACCGATCCCCGAGGCGCTGTCGGCGCAACTCGCCGACGAGATCAGCGGACGACCGTAA
- a CDS encoding nucleoside phosphorylase: protein MPTSEDPNDDLQYHLEVGPEDVADAVLLPGNPERVDKITALWDDSREVASHREYRTATGTYEGAQISVTSTGIGSPSAAIALEELARVGADTFIRVGSCGAIQEDMDVGDLVITSGAVRQEGTSDEYVREDYPAVADQEVVSALVAAAERLGYDYHVGTTMSADSFYAGQGRPGVDGFRAAGSEALVEELREANVKNIEMEASAILTLANIYGLRAGAVCAVYANRITGEFRTEGESRAAETASLAVKLLEKMDTVKREHGADRWHAELSLD from the coding sequence ATGCCCACGTCCGAGGACCCGAACGACGATCTGCAGTACCATCTCGAAGTCGGCCCAGAAGACGTCGCAGATGCGGTGCTACTCCCGGGGAACCCCGAGCGCGTCGACAAGATCACGGCGCTTTGGGACGACAGCCGGGAGGTCGCCTCCCACCGCGAGTACCGCACGGCAACGGGGACCTACGAGGGAGCGCAGATCTCGGTGACGTCGACGGGAATCGGCTCCCCGTCGGCAGCGATCGCGCTCGAGGAACTCGCCCGCGTCGGCGCTGACACGTTCATCAGGGTCGGCTCGTGTGGGGCAATTCAGGAGGATATGGACGTCGGAGATCTCGTGATCACCTCGGGCGCAGTCCGCCAGGAGGGCACGAGCGACGAGTACGTCCGGGAGGATTACCCGGCAGTCGCCGATCAGGAGGTCGTCTCCGCGCTCGTTGCCGCCGCAGAGCGGTTGGGGTACGACTACCACGTGGGGACCACGATGAGTGCAGACTCCTTTTACGCCGGCCAGGGCCGCCCCGGGGTCGACGGCTTCCGCGCGGCGGGAAGCGAGGCGCTCGTCGAGGAACTCCGCGAGGCGAACGTGAAAAACATCGAAATGGAGGCAAGCGCGATCCTCACGCTCGCGAACATCTACGGGTTGCGCGCGGGTGCGGTCTGTGCCGTCTACGCCAACCGGATCACCGGGGAGTTCCGCACCGAGGGCGAGTCGAGGGCGGCCGAGACGGCGAGCCTCGCGGTGAAACTACTCGAGAAGATGGACACGGTAAAGCGAGAACACGGGGCGGACCGCTGGCACGCCGAGCTCTCGCTCGATTGA